The following proteins are co-located in the Theropithecus gelada isolate Dixy chromosome 19, Tgel_1.0, whole genome shotgun sequence genome:
- the B3GNT8 gene encoding UDP-GlcNAc:betaGal beta-1,3-N-acetylglucosaminyltransferase 8 produces MRCPKCLLCLSALLTLLGLKVYIEWTSESRLSKAYPSPRGTPPGPTPANPEPTLPANLSARLGQTGPLPFAYWNQQQWRLGSLPSGDSTETGGCQAWGAAAAAEIPDFTSYPKDLRRFLLSAACRSFPQWLPGGGGGQVSSCSDTDVPYLLLAVKSEPGHFAERQAVRETWGSPAPGIRLLFLLGSPVGEAGPDLDSLVAWESRRYSDLLLWDFLDVPFNQTLKDLLLLAWLGRHCPAVSFVLRAQDDAFVHTPALLAHLRALPPASARNLYLGEVFTQAMPLRKPGGPFYVPESFFKGGYPAYASGGGYVIAGRLAPWLLRAAARVAPFPIEDVYTGLCIRALGLVPQAHPGFLTAWPADRTADHCAFRNLLLVRPLGPQASIRLWKQLQDPRLQC; encoded by the coding sequence ATGCGCTGCCCCAAGTGCCTTCTCTGCCTGTCAGCACTGCTCACACTCCTGGGCCTCAAAGTGTACATCGAGTGGACATCCGAGTCCCGGCTCAGCAAGGCCTACCCCAGCCCTCGGGGCACCCCGCCAGGCCCCACACCAGCCAATCCTGAGCCCACCCTACCTGCCAACCTCTCCGCCCGCCTAGGCCAGACTGGCCCGCTGCCCTTCGCTTACTGGAACCAGCAGCAGTGGCGGCTGGGGTCCCTGCCCAGTGGGGACAGCACTGAAACGGGGGGCTGCCAGGCTTGGGGGGCAGCCGCTGCCGCCGAGATCCCTGACTTCACCTCCTACCCCAAGGACCTCCGCCGTTTCCTGCTGTCAGCAGCCTGCCGGAGCTTCCCACAGTGGCTGCCTGGAGGTGGTGGCGGCCAAGTCTCCAGCTGCTCGGATACTGATGTCCCCTACCTGCTGTTGGCCGTCAAGTCAGAACCAGGGCACTTTGCAGAACGACAGGCCGTGAGGGAGACGTGGGGCAGTCCAGCTCCAGGGATCCGGCTGCTCTTCCTGCTAGGGTCTCCGGTGGGTGAGGCAGGGCCTGACCTAGACTCACTAGTGGCCTGGGAGAGCCGTCGCTACAGTGACCTGCTGCTCTGGGACTTCCTCGACGTCCCATTCAACCAGACGCTCAAAGACCTGCTGCTGCTGGCCTGGCTGGGCCGCCACTGCCCCGCCGTGAGTTTTGTCTTGCGAGCCCAGGATGATGCCTTTGTGCACACCCCTGCCCTGCTGGCTCACCTGCGGGCCctgccacctgcctcggcccgaAACCTCTACCTGGGTGAGGTCTTTACGCAGGCCATGCCTCTCCGGAAGCCAGGAGGACCCTTTTACGTGCCCGAGTCCTTCTTCAAAGGTGGCTACCCAGCCTATGCAAGCGGGGGTGGCTACGTCATTGCCGGGCGCCTGGCACCCTGGCTACTGCGGGCGGCAGCCCGTGTGGCACCCTTCCCCATTGAGGACGTCTACACTGGCCTTTGCATCCGAGCCCTGGGCCTGGTGCCCCAGGCCCACCCAGGCTTCCtcacagcctggccagcagaCCGCACTGCGGACCACTGCGCTTTCCGCAACCTGCTGCTAGTACGGCCCCTGGGCCCTCAGGCCAGCATTCGGCTCTGGAAACAACTGCAAGACCCAAGGCTCCAGTGCTGA
- the BCKDHA gene encoding 2-oxoisovalerate dehydrogenase subunit alpha, mitochondrial yields MAVAIAAARVWRPNRGLSQAALLLLWRPGARGLARSHPRRQQQQFSSLDDKPQFPGASAEFIDKLEFIQPNVISGIPIYRVMDRQGQIINPSEDPHLPKEKVLKLYKSMTLLNTMDRILYESQRQGRISFYMTNYGEEGTHVGSAAALDNTDLVFGQYREAGVLMYRDYPLELFMAQCYGNISDLGKGRQMPVHYGCKERHFVTISSPLATQIPQAVGAAYAAKRANANRVVICYFGEGAASEGDAHAGFNFAATLECPIIFFCRNNGYAISTPTSEQYRGDGIAARGPGYGIMSIRVDGNDVFAVYNATKEARRRAVAENQPFLIEAMTYRIGHHSTSDDSSAYRSVDEVNYWDKQDHPISRLRHYLLSQGWWDEEQEKAWRKQSRKKVMEAFEQAERKPKPNPNLLFSDVYQEMPAQLRKQQESLARHLQTYGEHYPLEHFDK; encoded by the exons ATGGCGGTAGCGATCGCTGCAGCGAGGGTCTGGCGGCCAAACCGAGGCCTGAGCCAGGCTGCCCTCTTGCTGCTGTGGCGGCCTGGGGCTCGGGGACTGGCTAGATCT CACCCGcgcaggcagcagcagcagttcTCATCTCTGGATGACAAGCCCCAGTTCCCAGGGGCCTCGGCTGAGTTTATAGACAAGTTGGAATTCATCCAGCCCAATGTTATCTCTGGAATCCCCATCTACCGTGTCATGGACCGGCAAGGCCAGATCATCAACCCCAGCGAGGACCCCCAT CTGCCAAAGGAGAAGGTGCTGAAGCTCTACAAGAGCATGACACTGCTTAACACCATGGACCGCATCCTCTATGAGTCTCAGCGGCAG ggcCGGATCTCCTTCTACATGACCAACTATGGCGAGGAGGGCACGCACGTGGGGAGTGCCGCCGCCCTGGACAACACAGACCTGGTGTTTGGCCAGTACCGGGAGGCAG GTGTGCTGATGTATCGCGACTACCCCCTGGAACTATTCATGGCCCAGTGCTATGGCAACATCAGTGACTTGGGCAAGGGGCGCCAGATGCCTGTCCACTACGGCTGCAAGGAACGCCACTTCGTCACTATCTCCTCTCCACTGGCCACACAGATCCCTCAGG CGGTGGGGGCAGCCTACGCAGCCAAGCGGGCCAATGCCAACAGGGTCGTCATCTGTTACTTCGGTGAGGGGGCAGCCAGCGAGGGGGATGCCCACGCCGGCTTCAACTTCGCGGCCACACTTGAGTGCCCCATCATCTTCTTCTGCCGGAACAATGGCTACGCCATCTCCACGCCCACCTCCGAGCAGTATCGCGGCGATGGCATCG cGGCACGAGGCCCCGGGTATGGCATCATGTCAATCCGTGTGGATGGTAATGATGTGTTTGCTGTGTACAATGCCACAAAGGAGGCCCGACGGCGCGCTGTGGCAGAGAACCAGCCCTTCCTCATCGAGGCCATGACCTACAG GATCGGGCACCACAGCACCAGTGACGACAGTTCGGCGTACCGCTCGGTGGACGAAGTCAATTACTGGGACAAGCAGGACCACCCCATCTCCCGGCTGCGGCACTACCTGCTGAGCCAAGGCTGGTGGGATGAGGAGCAGGAGAAGGCCTGGAGGAAGCAGTCCCGCAAGAAG GTGATGGAGGCCTTTGAGCAGGCAGAGCGGAAGCCCAAACCCAACCCCAACCTGCTCTTCTCAGATGTGTATCAGGAGATGCCCGCCCAGCTCCGCAAGCAGCAGGAGTCCCTGGCCCGCCACCTGCAGACCTACGGGGAGCACTACCCACTGGAGCACTTTGATAAGTGA